The Pseudomonas fluorescens nucleotide sequence AACCTGCTGGCCTCGTCACTGTTCCTGATTGGCGCGGCGATGCTCTACGGTGTCACCGGCACCCTGAACATGGCCGACCTTGCGCTGAAGATCCCGCTGGTACCGGAGGCCGATCGCGGCCTGCTGCACGCCGGTGCGGCGATCCTGGCCACGGCGTTCCTGGCCAAGGCCGGGATCTGGCCACTGAACTTCTGGCTGGTGCCGGCCTACTCCTCGGCCAGCGCACCGGTGGCCGCGCTGTTCGCGATCATGACCAAGGTCGGTTTCTATACCGTGCTGCGTTTGTGGACCTTGCTGTTCTCCGGCCAGGCTGGCGCTTCGGCGTTCTTTGGCGGCGAATGGCTGATCTACGGCGGCCTGGCCACCCTGGGCTGCGCGGCCGTGTCGATACTCGCCGCGCAGCGCCTGGAGCGCATGGCCAGCCTGAGCATCCTGGTCTCGGCAGGCACCCTGCTGGCGGCCATCGGCTTCGGTCAGGCCACCCTGACCGCCGCCGCGCTGTTCTACCTGGTCAGCTCGACCCTGGCGCTGTGTGCACTGTTCCTGCTGGCCGAACTGATCGAGCGCTCGCGCTCGGCCAACGAAATCCCCCTGGACGATGAAGGTGACGGCCTGCCCTCGCCCTTGGAGTCGCTGCACCCGCCCAAAGGCATCAACCTCGATGACGAACAGAAGGCGGTGATCGGCCAGGTCATCCCCTGGACCATGGCCTTCCTCGGCTTGAGCTTTATCGCCTGTGCCCTGCTGATCATCGGCATGCCGCCGCTGTCGGGCTTTATCGGCAAGCTCAGCCTGATCAGCGCGCTGTTCAACCCGCAAGGGCTGGGTGTGGCGCCGGAGCAGCCGCTGAGCGTCTCGGGCTGGATATTGGTGGCGTTGCTGGTGCTCTCCGGCATGGCCTCGCTGATCGCCCTGACCCGCGTCGGCATCCAGCGCTTCTGGACCCCGCAGGAGCGCCCATCGCCACTGCTGCGCCGTTTTGAATGCATCCCCATCGTGGTGCTGCTGGGCTTGTGCGTAGTGCTCAGCCTGCGCGCCGAGCCGCTGCTGCGCTACACCCAGGACACCGCTGCCAGCCTGCAGGACCCAGAGCAATACGTCAGTGCCGTGCTCGGCACCCGCCCAGTGCCTGGGCCCACCAGCCTGGCTGCCGGCACCGAGGTGCAGCCATGAAGCGCTTGTTCCCCGCCCCGTTGCTGTCCCTGTCGCTGTGGCTGCTGTGGCTGCTGCTGAACCTGTCGGTCAGCCCCGGCAACCTGCTGCTGGGCGCCTTGCTGGGCATCGTCGCGCCGCTACTGATGGCACCGTTGCGACCGCTGGCGGTG carries:
- a CDS encoding monovalent cation/H+ antiporter subunit D gives rise to the protein MSAMNQLIVAPILLPLLTAALMLLLGEKRRPLKARINLISSLLGLGIAITLLLWVQGQGQASSIGVYLPGNWPAPFGIVLVVDRLSALMLVLTGIVGVSALVFAMARWDRAGASFHALFQIQLMGLYGAFLTADLFNLFVFFEVLLAASYGLILHGSGRARVKAGLHYIAINLLASSLFLIGAAMLYGVTGTLNMADLALKIPLVPEADRGLLHAGAAILATAFLAKAGIWPLNFWLVPAYSSASAPVAALFAIMTKVGFYTVLRLWTLLFSGQAGASAFFGGEWLIYGGLATLGCAAVSILAAQRLERMASLSILVSAGTLLAAIGFGQATLTAAALFYLVSSTLALCALFLLAELIERSRSANEIPLDDEGDGLPSPLESLHPPKGINLDDEQKAVIGQVIPWTMAFLGLSFIACALLIIGMPPLSGFIGKLSLISALFNPQGLGVAPEQPLSVSGWILVALLVLSGMASLIALTRVGIQRFWTPQERPSPLLRRFECIPIVVLLGLCVVLSLRAEPLLRYTQDTAASLQDPEQYVSAVLGTRPVPGPTSLAAGTEVQP